The Pirellulimonas nuda genome includes a region encoding these proteins:
- the phoU gene encoding phosphate signaling complex protein PhoU, with amino-acid sequence MRNHLQRDLAVLEQDILAQSSRVEEVIRIACRALARGETARSHRLAELEPEINAREVRIEEECLKILALHQPVAIDLRRVATVLKINGDLERIADLGVNVAERTMALGDDPGFPVPPLLERMGELALQMVGDALDAFCALDADAARAVCRRDDEVDACNREVIHQLYEVMRERADLIESALHFFSASRHVERIADHATNIAEDVIYLVEGEITRHRHSDLPK; translated from the coding sequence ATGCGTAACCACCTGCAACGCGACCTAGCCGTCCTCGAACAGGACATCCTTGCGCAGTCGTCGCGCGTCGAAGAGGTGATCCGCATCGCCTGCCGGGCGCTGGCGCGGGGCGAGACGGCGCGGTCGCACCGCCTGGCGGAGCTGGAGCCGGAGATCAACGCACGCGAGGTGCGGATCGAAGAGGAGTGCCTAAAGATCCTGGCGCTCCACCAGCCGGTGGCCATCGACCTGCGGCGCGTCGCCACGGTGCTGAAGATCAACGGCGACCTGGAGCGGATCGCCGACCTGGGGGTGAACGTCGCGGAACGGACGATGGCCCTGGGGGACGACCCCGGCTTCCCGGTCCCCCCGCTGCTGGAACGGATGGGAGAGCTGGCGCTGCAGATGGTGGGGGACGCGCTGGACGCGTTCTGCGCCCTCGACGCGGACGCCGCCCGCGCGGTCTGCCGCCGCGACGACGAGGTGGACGCCTGCAACCGGGAGGTCATCCACCAGCTCTACGAAGTGATGCGCGAACGGGCCGATCTGATCGAGTCTGCGCTGCATTTCTTCTCCGCCTCGCGCCACGTGGAGCGGATCGCCGACCACGCCACCAACATCGCCGAAGAC
- the pstB gene encoding phosphate ABC transporter ATP-binding protein PstB, giving the protein MAVPEADNVRSSEPRTTLRPPTAEGRAVRTAEELRTARRKIEARGLDFFYGENQALHNINLAIPERCVTAFIGPSGCGKSTFLRCINRMNDMIEGARLSGELVFEGVDLYAPRIDVVQLRKRVGMVFQKSNPFPKSIFDNVAYGPRVSGERNKATLRTIVERSLRHAALWDEVKDRLKDSALALSGGQQQRLCIARALATDPEVLLMDEPASALDPASTSRIEDLIDELKQSYTIVIVTHNMQQAARVSDQTAFFYQGRLIEVGPTNALFTNPTNKQTEDYITGRFG; this is encoded by the coding sequence ATGGCAGTACCCGAAGCCGATAACGTCCGCTCCAGCGAGCCGCGGACCACGCTGCGCCCCCCCACGGCCGAGGGGCGTGCGGTGCGCACCGCCGAGGAGCTGCGCACCGCTCGCCGCAAGATCGAGGCCCGCGGCCTCGACTTCTTCTACGGAGAGAACCAGGCGCTGCACAACATCAACCTCGCCATCCCAGAACGCTGCGTCACCGCCTTTATCGGCCCCTCCGGCTGCGGCAAGAGCACCTTCCTGCGGTGCATCAACCGCATGAACGACATGATCGAGGGCGCCCGGCTATCGGGCGAGCTGGTGTTCGAAGGGGTCGACCTGTACGCCCCGCGGATCGACGTGGTGCAGCTCCGCAAACGCGTGGGCATGGTGTTCCAGAAGTCGAACCCGTTCCCCAAGAGCATCTTCGACAACGTCGCCTACGGCCCGCGGGTCTCCGGCGAACGCAACAAGGCCACGCTCCGCACCATCGTCGAGCGCTCGCTCCGCCATGCCGCGTTGTGGGACGAGGTGAAGGACCGGCTCAAGGATTCGGCGCTGGCGCTCAGCGGCGGCCAGCAGCAGCGGCTCTGCATCGCGCGGGCGCTGGCCACCGACCCCGAGGTGCTGCTGATGGACGAGCCCGCCTCGGCGCTCGACCCCGCCAGCACGTCGCGCATCGAGGACCTGATCGACGAGCTGAAGCAGAGCTACACGATCGTGATCGTCACGCACAACATGCAGCAGGCGGCCCGCGTGAGCGACCAGACCGCCTTCTTCTACCAGGGCCGGCTGATCGAGGTCGGCCCCACCAACGCCTTGTTCACCAACCCCACGAACAAGCAGACCGAAGACTACATCACCGGAAGGTTTGGCTAA